Proteins from a genomic interval of Polaribacter sejongensis:
- a CDS encoding RagB/SusD family nutrient uptake outer membrane protein, whose protein sequence is MKNIIKNTVFAISILLMSSCSDLKEEVLDESLTGAGQAEAISGAIAPAYGQVAWTWRHTNYYGLQLIPSDEAILPYRGGTDWYDGGKFLAAHSHSITSTNDLVKSAWTELTINISRTLTAIEVLTPMAEEGNTEAESALYEMKALRAYLNILTLDSWGLAFKKESSNENSEILRGQDAIDYIESELLSVVDVINTDKGSGRMTQSAVWGFLARLNLNAAVYRDPYGTPNFTTEDMDKVIEYTDNIINSGKFSLSPEYFDLFNDSNSNNAELIFALDQRGVLKNEHSRWAYWSLPGSMFPRPEFTNADGTDGPAITSDFYQTWVDAYGSVDPADADPRFLQKNTQEVTYGLDDLTGLSPLNDEDHYYCVGAEDFEIDRGILRGVTWAVRKDENGAFYTCDEGYRIYPVKQIKGNGTDKNVGYVNLTQQADFTNEGRAHHTGYRVSKYQFSHTSNNGNNYSSVDLVLMRYAEIYMMRAEAKLRKGDVAAALADVNVVKTSRNAREPIATALSSIDLDVLYRELGFEFYWEGLRRTNQIRFSHYEDSWTEKKDTDVNNRLFPIPQVAIDGASNTLGYLEQNKGY, encoded by the coding sequence ATGAAAAACATAATAAAAAACACAGTATTTGCAATTAGCATTCTATTAATGTCTAGCTGTAGTGATTTAAAAGAGGAAGTTTTAGATGAATCCTTAACTGGTGCTGGACAAGCAGAAGCAATTAGTGGAGCAATTGCACCTGCGTACGGACAGGTTGCTTGGACTTGGAGACACACAAACTATTACGGTTTGCAATTAATACCAAGTGATGAGGCAATTTTACCTTACAGAGGAGGGACAGATTGGTATGATGGAGGTAAGTTTTTAGCGGCTCATTCTCATTCTATAACTTCTACAAACGATTTGGTAAAAAGTGCTTGGACAGAACTTACAATAAATATTTCTAGAACATTAACTGCTATAGAAGTTCTTACGCCAATGGCTGAAGAAGGAAATACAGAAGCAGAAAGTGCCCTTTATGAAATGAAAGCGCTTAGAGCTTATTTAAATATCTTAACTTTAGATAGTTGGGGACTTGCCTTTAAAAAAGAATCTTCTAATGAAAATTCAGAAATTCTTAGAGGACAAGATGCAATAGATTATATAGAAAGCGAATTGTTATCCGTTGTTGATGTGATAAATACTGATAAAGGTTCTGGTAGAATGACGCAGTCTGCCGTTTGGGGATTTTTAGCAAGATTAAATCTAAATGCAGCTGTTTATAGAGATCCATACGGAACTCCTAATTTTACAACAGAAGACATGGATAAAGTTATCGAGTATACAGATAACATTATCAATTCAGGAAAGTTTTCTTTATCTCCAGAATATTTCGATTTATTTAATGATAGTAATAGCAATAATGCAGAATTAATTTTCGCATTAGACCAACGTGGAGTTTTAAAGAATGAACATAGCCGTTGGGCATATTGGTCTTTACCAGGTTCTATGTTTCCTAGGCCAGAATTTACAAATGCAGATGGTACAGATGGTCCTGCAATTACATCAGACTTTTATCAAACTTGGGTAGATGCTTATGGTAGTGTAGATCCTGCAGATGCAGACCCTAGATTTCTTCAGAAAAACACCCAAGAAGTTACTTATGGCTTAGATGACCTTACAGGTCTTTCTCCTTTAAATGACGAAGATCATTATTACTGTGTAGGAGCAGAAGATTTTGAGATAGATAGGGGGATTTTAAGAGGAGTAACTTGGGCTGTTAGAAAAGATGAAAATGGTGCTTTTTATACTTGTGATGAAGGTTATAGAATTTATCCCGTAAAGCAAATTAAAGGAAACGGTACAGATAAAAATGTAGGTTACGTAAATCTTACTCAACAAGCAGATTTTACAAACGAAGGTAGAGCACACCATACAGGTTATCGTGTTTCTAAATATCAATTTAGCCACACTTCTAATAACGGAAATAACTACAGTAGTGTAGATTTGGTGTTAATGCGTTATGCAGAAATTTACATGATGCGTGCAGAGGCAAAATTAAGAAAGGGAGATGTGGCAGCGGCTTTAGCAGATGTAAATGTTGTTAAAACCTCTAGAAATGCACGCGAACCAATAGCAACCGCTCTTTCATCAATAGATTTAGATGTTTTATATAGAGAACTTGGTTTTGAGTTTTATTGGGAAGGTTTAAGAAGAACTAATCAAATCCGTTTTAGTCATTACGAAGATTCGTGGACAGAAAAAAAAGATACAGATGTAAACAATAGGTTATTTCCTATTCCACAAGTGGCCATAGATGGAGCTTCTAACACGCTAGGGTATTTAGAACAAAATAAAGGATATTAG